A genomic segment from Geitlerinema sp. PCC 7407 encodes:
- the psaA gene encoding photosystem I core protein PsaA, giving the protein MTISPPEREAKVRVSVDKDPVPTSFEKWGKPGHFDRTLAKGPKTTTWIWNLHADAHDFDSHTSDLEDISRKIFSAHFGHLAIIFIWLSGMYFHGARFSNYEAWLTNPTGIKPSAQVVWPIVGQEILNGDVGGGFHGIQITSGLFQLWRASGITNSTQLYATAIGALVMAALMLFAGWFHYHKRAPKLEWFQNVESMLNHHLAGLLGLGCLSWAGHQIHVSLPINKLLDAGVAPKDIPLPHEFLLNTDLMAELYPSFAKGLTPFFTLDWGAYADFLTFKGGLNPVTGGLWLSDTAHHHLALAVLFIIAGHMYRTNWGIGHSMKEILEAHKGPFTGEGHKGLYEVLTTSWHAQLSVNLAVLGSLTILVAHHMYSMPPYPYIATDYPTQLSLFTHHIWIGGFLIVGAGAHAAIFMVRDYDPAQNVNNLLDRVIRHRDAIISHLNWVCMFLGFHSFGLYIHNDTMRALGRPQDMFSDSAIQLQPVFAQWVQNLHTLAPGATAPNALEPVSYAFGGGVVAVAGKVAMMPITLGTADFMVHHIHAFTIHVTVLILLKGVLFARSSRLVPDKGNLGFRFPCDGPGRGGTCQVSGWDHVFLGLFWMYNSLSIVIFHFSWKMQSDVWGTVGADGSVSHITGGNFAQSALTINGWLRDFLWAQASQVITSYGSALSAYGLLFLGAHFVWAFSLMFLFSGRGYWQELIESIVWAHNKLKVAPAIQPRALSIVQGRAVGVAHYLLGGIATTWAFFLARIIAVG; this is encoded by the coding sequence ATGACGATTAGTCCCCCGGAGCGAGAGGCAAAGGTGAGGGTATCCGTCGACAAGGACCCGGTCCCAACTTCCTTCGAGAAGTGGGGTAAGCCCGGTCACTTCGACCGCACCCTGGCTAAAGGGCCCAAAACCACAACCTGGATTTGGAACCTTCATGCCGACGCTCACGACTTCGATAGCCACACAAGTGACCTCGAAGATATTTCTCGCAAAATCTTCAGCGCTCACTTTGGCCACTTAGCCATTATCTTTATCTGGCTGAGCGGCATGTACTTCCATGGCGCTCGCTTTTCTAACTACGAGGCTTGGCTGACCAACCCCACTGGCATCAAGCCCAGTGCACAGGTTGTTTGGCCCATCGTTGGTCAAGAGATCCTCAACGGTGATGTAGGCGGTGGTTTCCACGGCATCCAAATCACCTCCGGTCTCTTCCAGCTGTGGCGTGCCTCGGGTATCACCAACTCCACGCAGCTCTATGCAACTGCCATTGGCGCACTCGTCATGGCTGCCCTGATGCTGTTTGCGGGCTGGTTCCACTATCACAAACGGGCTCCCAAGCTTGAGTGGTTCCAAAACGTTGAGTCCATGCTCAACCACCACTTGGCTGGTCTGCTGGGTCTGGGCTGCCTCTCTTGGGCAGGTCACCAAATCCACGTTTCATTGCCCATTAACAAACTTCTGGATGCTGGGGTTGCTCCAAAAGACATCCCCCTGCCTCATGAATTTTTGCTCAACACCGACCTGATGGCAGAGCTGTACCCCAGCTTTGCAAAAGGGTTGACTCCCTTCTTTACCTTGGACTGGGGCGCTTACGCAGACTTCCTGACCTTCAAAGGTGGTCTGAATCCGGTGACCGGTGGTCTGTGGCTTTCTGACACGGCTCACCACCACCTGGCTCTGGCGGTCCTGTTCATCATCGCTGGCCACATGTACCGGACCAACTGGGGCATTGGGCACAGCATGAAGGAAATCCTCGAGGCTCACAAGGGTCCCTTTACTGGCGAAGGCCACAAAGGTCTCTACGAAGTCCTCACCACGTCTTGGCACGCTCAGCTGTCTGTGAACCTCGCAGTTCTGGGCTCCTTGACCATCCTGGTGGCGCATCACATGTACTCGATGCCCCCCTACCCCTACATTGCAACTGACTATCCGACCCAGCTGTCACTCTTCACCCATCACATCTGGATTGGTGGTTTCCTGATCGTTGGTGCAGGGGCTCACGCTGCCATCTTCATGGTGCGTGACTATGATCCAGCTCAAAACGTCAACAACCTGCTGGATCGGGTGATTCGTCATCGCGACGCGATTATTTCCCATCTGAACTGGGTGTGCATGTTCCTGGGCTTCCACAGCTTTGGTCTGTATATCCACAACGACACCATGCGTGCTCTGGGTCGCCCCCAAGACATGTTCTCGGATTCGGCGATTCAACTGCAGCCGGTGTTTGCGCAGTGGGTGCAAAACCTGCACACCCTCGCACCTGGCGCGACCGCTCCCAATGCTCTGGAGCCGGTTAGCTATGCCTTCGGTGGCGGTGTTGTCGCCGTTGCCGGCAAGGTAGCCATGATGCCGATTACCCTCGGGACGGCAGACTTCATGGTGCACCACATCCATGCCTTCACGATTCACGTGACGGTGCTGATTCTGCTGAAGGGCGTTCTCTTCGCTCGCAGCTCTCGCCTGGTTCCCGACAAGGGCAATCTGGGCTTCCGCTTCCCCTGCGACGGTCCGGGCCGGGGTGGTACCTGCCAGGTTTCTGGTTGGGACCATGTCTTCCTGGGTCTGTTCTGGATGTACAACTCCCTGTCGATTGTGATTTTCCACTTCAGCTGGAAGATGCAGTCTGACGTGTGGGGAACGGTGGGCGCCGATGGTTCGGTGTCTCACATCACGGGTGGCAACTTTGCTCAAAGCGCGCTCACCATCAACGGATGGCTGCGTGACTTCCTCTGGGCTCAGGCTTCCCAAGTAATCACTTCCTATGGTTCGGCGCTGTCTGCGTACGGTCTGCTGTTCCTGGGCGCTCACTTCGTTTGGGCCTTCAGCCTGATGTTCCTGTTCAGCGGCCGCGGCTACTGGCAAGAACTCATCGAGTCCATCGTTTGGGCTCACAACAAGCTGAAAGTCGCTCCTGCGATCCAACCTCGCGCTCTGAGCATTGTTCAGGGTCGGGCTGTCGGGGTAGCTCACTACCTCCTCGGGGGAATTGCCACCACGTGGGCATTCTTCCTGGCGCGGATCATTGCAGTAGGATGA
- a CDS encoding DUF6130 family protein yields the protein MLSAVGCSDRGAAAPPPVNIQTSKPSSVQRSKQISEVSPPATIQALRPDLDQYRPQVKIVSPRADAVLEDTQVAVKFEVRDLPIFKDSDLGLGPHLHVFLDDQPYQAVYDLTEPLILKDLSPGSHTLRVFASRPWHESFKNEGAYAQMTFHVFTKTADSPVDDQVPLLTYSRPQGSYGAEPVMVDFYLTNAPLHFVAQDNPSNEIRDWQIRCTVNGDSFVIDRWQPIYLKGLKPGKNWVKLELIDEKGQPIENTFNSVARVVEYQPGGSDTLSRLVRGDLMAREARGIVDPNYVPGPEPAVEAPPAIAPLPEVIPSPEPELPEAIAPEVSPAPAVIPSPEALPEPPAETPVIPAPKTAPAQGLFDRFRRRPAAPVTPSPAAPSPEAAPAEPAIEPSPEPAPDAAPDAAVELLPETQVDEPAPALPSQGPAQSFWSRFRRSPIEAAPPAAEPSPAPAVPDALEAPESPEAVELEPVEAAAPSPAPEEEPEAIAPEPAKPAAKGKGVFDFFKRSTPTTPAPAPAAEPEVPASLNAPDTATEPAERPAEAASEAGDRANEAAPEVPAAAPAPEGDRPSPFWKRLRQPLSPSAEPKSTPRFLDQLKQAEPAEPSALPEAAPSVEAPESSTPSAPEPAAAEPSEPAESESSSEPAIALPRSPFDGLLPSVLPGASTAADSANALKEGQSIRVITAPAETSVPARYRRSAEPEPTPEPEAIAPEAEVAPPDASDDEAAEM from the coding sequence GTGTTGAGTGCTGTGGGCTGTAGCGATCGCGGCGCTGCGGCACCGCCGCCCGTCAATATACAAACCAGCAAACCTTCGAGCGTGCAGCGCTCCAAGCAGATTTCGGAGGTGTCTCCACCAGCAACCATTCAGGCGCTGCGCCCAGATCTCGATCAGTACCGGCCTCAGGTCAAGATCGTCAGCCCGCGGGCCGATGCGGTGCTAGAGGATACTCAGGTGGCCGTGAAGTTTGAGGTTCGAGATCTACCTATCTTTAAAGATTCAGATCTGGGACTAGGCCCTCACCTCCACGTTTTTCTGGACGATCAGCCCTACCAAGCGGTGTATGACCTGACGGAGCCGCTCATTCTGAAGGATTTGAGCCCTGGGAGCCATACGCTGCGGGTTTTTGCGTCTCGCCCGTGGCACGAGAGCTTCAAGAATGAAGGGGCCTATGCCCAGATGACTTTCCACGTTTTTACAAAAACGGCGGATAGCCCAGTAGACGACCAGGTGCCGCTGCTGACCTACAGCCGTCCCCAGGGCAGCTACGGGGCAGAGCCCGTGATGGTGGACTTTTATTTGACTAATGCGCCGCTGCATTTTGTGGCGCAGGATAATCCGTCCAATGAGATTCGAGACTGGCAAATTCGCTGCACGGTTAATGGCGACAGTTTCGTGATCGATCGCTGGCAGCCGATTTATCTCAAGGGCCTGAAGCCGGGAAAGAACTGGGTGAAGCTGGAGCTGATCGATGAGAAGGGTCAGCCGATCGAAAATACGTTTAATAGTGTGGCGCGGGTGGTGGAATACCAGCCGGGCGGGAGCGATACGCTGTCGCGCTTGGTGCGCGGGGATCTGATGGCGCGCGAGGCGCGGGGCATCGTGGATCCAAACTATGTGCCGGGGCCGGAGCCAGCGGTGGAGGCTCCACCGGCGATCGCCCCCTTGCCAGAGGTGATCCCCAGCCCTGAGCCGGAGCTGCCAGAGGCGATCGCCCCTGAGGTGAGTCCGGCCCCTGCGGTGATCCCAAGCCCCGAGGCGTTGCCAGAGCCACCGGCAGAGACGCCAGTGATTCCGGCTCCCAAGACAGCGCCAGCTCAGGGCTTGTTTGATCGCTTCCGGCGACGCCCTGCTGCCCCTGTGACGCCCAGCCCCGCTGCTCCGTCACCGGAGGCGGCACCGGCCGAGCCCGCGATCGAGCCTAGTCCTGAGCCAGCACCAGATGCGGCACCAGATGCGGCAGTGGAGTTGCTGCCTGAGACGCAGGTTGATGAGCCCGCGCCTGCCCTGCCGAGCCAAGGGCCAGCCCAAAGCTTCTGGAGCCGCTTCCGGCGATCGCCCATTGAGGCAGCACCGCCAGCGGCGGAGCCCAGCCCTGCGCCCGCCGTGCCGGACGCCCTAGAAGCCCCGGAAAGTCCGGAGGCCGTAGAGCTTGAGCCCGTAGAAGCGGCAGCGCCGTCTCCGGCACCTGAGGAAGAACCCGAGGCGATCGCCCCTGAACCGGCCAAGCCAGCGGCCAAGGGCAAAGGCGTTTTTGATTTCTTTAAGCGATCTACTCCCACTACTCCCGCGCCAGCACCCGCTGCTGAGCCCGAGGTGCCCGCCAGCCTGAACGCCCCTGACACCGCCACGGAACCGGCCGAGCGTCCCGCAGAGGCTGCTAGCGAGGCGGGCGATCGCGCAAACGAAGCCGCACCTGAAGTCCCCGCAGCAGCGCCCGCGCCCGAGGGCGATCGCCCGAGTCCTTTCTGGAAGCGTCTGCGCCAGCCCCTCAGCCCGTCAGCGGAGCCCAAATCCACGCCGCGCTTCCTAGATCAGCTCAAACAGGCTGAACCAGCCGAGCCGTCAGCGCTGCCAGAGGCTGCGCCGTCCGTTGAGGCCCCAGAGTCCAGCACGCCCTCGGCTCCCGAGCCTGCGGCAGCTGAACCGTCTGAACCCGCAGAATCCGAGTCTTCCTCTGAACCCGCGATCGCCTTGCCGCGATCGCCCTTTGACGGCTTGTTGCCCAGCGTCTTGCCGGGTGCCAGCACCGCCGCCGACTCCGCCAACGCCCTCAAGGAAGGCCAGTCTATCCGAGTGATCACGGCTCCTGCCGAAACCTCGGTCCCTGCTCGCTATCGCCGCAGCGCGGAGCCGGAGCCAACGCCAGAGCCAGAAGCGATCGCCCCTGAAGCCGAGGTCGCGCCTCCAGACGCATCCGACGACGAGGCGGCTGAGATGTGA
- a CDS encoding PHP domain-containing protein, with the protein MAAHPASNSTPTTLASQSLRARALKRTLETVDAKSCPRSYNFHMHTVYSDGRLQPEMLMQQAIDIGLKGLAITDHHSIGGYYAARRWLEDWQWNHPSQPVPELWVGVEINGRLIDNEVHILAYAFDPDHPVMSPYLRRQPPQAEDSEAGQIIQAIHQARGIAVLAHPVRYRRSPEELITEAATLGIDGVEAYYAYNNPTPWRPSPDQTSRVLHLSDRHQLLVTCGTDTHGLSILQRL; encoded by the coding sequence ATGGCTGCTCATCCCGCTTCAAACTCGACGCCTACAACCCTGGCCTCACAGAGTCTCAGGGCTCGAGCGCTCAAACGGACCCTCGAAACCGTCGATGCCAAGAGCTGCCCACGCTCCTACAACTTTCACATGCACACGGTTTACTCCGATGGGCGGCTCCAGCCGGAGATGCTCATGCAGCAAGCCATCGACATCGGGCTCAAAGGCCTCGCCATCACCGACCACCACAGCATCGGTGGCTACTACGCCGCTCGGCGCTGGCTCGAGGACTGGCAGTGGAATCACCCCAGCCAGCCAGTACCCGAACTGTGGGTCGGCGTGGAAATTAACGGTCGGCTGATCGACAACGAAGTGCACATCCTGGCCTACGCCTTCGACCCAGATCATCCGGTCATGAGCCCCTACCTGCGCCGTCAGCCACCCCAGGCAGAAGACTCCGAAGCAGGGCAAATCATTCAAGCAATCCACCAGGCGCGGGGAATCGCGGTTCTTGCCCATCCCGTCCGCTACCGGCGATCGCCCGAAGAGCTGATCACCGAAGCGGCGACCCTCGGCATCGACGGCGTAGAGGCCTACTACGCCTACAACAATCCCACGCCCTGGCGGCCCAGCCCTGATCAAACCTCGCGGGTCTTGCACCTGAGCGATCGCCATCAGCTTTTGGTGACCTGCGGCACGGATACCCACGGCCTCAGCATTTTGCAGCGCCTTTAG
- a CDS encoding response regulator transcription factor yields the protein MAKQLLLVDDEPGLREAVQAYLEDSGFQVQTASNAKDGWDMLQRSQPDLVITDIMMPQVDGYEFLKQMREDVRFKALPVVFLTARGMTGDRIQGYQAGCDAYLSKPFDPDELVAIVENLLERRATATAASDSGETPDIADMARQIAEIKALLTQRGGISQTPAPIQIDLTPREQSVLDLVAEGLMNKEIARRLETSVRNVEKYVSRLFSKTGTNSRTELVRYALEHGLTN from the coding sequence ATGGCAAAACAGTTACTGCTGGTGGATGACGAGCCCGGTTTACGGGAAGCGGTGCAGGCGTATTTAGAGGACAGCGGGTTTCAGGTCCAGACCGCGAGCAATGCCAAAGACGGCTGGGACATGCTCCAGCGATCGCAGCCTGATCTCGTCATCACCGACATCATGATGCCCCAGGTCGATGGCTATGAATTTTTGAAGCAGATGCGAGAGGACGTGCGCTTCAAGGCCCTACCCGTGGTCTTTTTGACCGCCCGTGGGATGACGGGCGATCGCATCCAAGGCTACCAAGCGGGCTGCGATGCCTACCTCTCCAAGCCCTTTGACCCGGACGAGCTGGTTGCCATCGTCGAGAACCTCCTGGAGCGCCGGGCTACCGCCACCGCCGCCAGCGACAGCGGGGAAACGCCCGATATTGCTGACATGGCGCGCCAAATTGCTGAAATCAAGGCCCTGCTCACCCAGCGCGGCGGCATCTCCCAGACTCCAGCTCCCATCCAAATTGACCTGACGCCCCGCGAGCAGAGCGTCCTAGACCTGGTGGCCGAGGGCCTGATGAACAAAGAAATCGCGCGCCGCCTAGAAACCAGCGTGCGCAATGTCGAAAAGTACGTCAGCCGCCTCTTTAGCAAAACCGGCACCAACAGCCGCACAGAACTGGTGCGCTACGCCCTAGAGCACGGCCTCACCAATTAA
- a CDS encoding glycosyltransferase family 2 protein, giving the protein MTTHASFANSMTEPLVSVIVPIYNGEADLPELLRCLEAQTYPRDRAEYWLVDNNSRDRTRELIQAASRAAADQGWTLNYLCEDQIQSSYAARNRGICAANGDWLAFTDADCRPQPDWLEQLVQPLGDPAVGLSVGEITALPGSTIWERHAEREATLSQKHTLANTFCPYGQTANLAVKRQALEQVGLFRPYLTTGGDADLCWRVQREGGWQLRFVEAAQVQHRHRATLDELRSQWRRYGRSSRYLHDLHGTPLMREPSPREYLRQSARWLLKESPKTLLKAIAGQATLADLLGTPIGLICVQARTEGQRQAVLPAEARMIPPLEPRP; this is encoded by the coding sequence ATGACAACCCACGCCAGCTTCGCTAACTCCATGACTGAGCCGCTCGTTTCCGTAATCGTGCCGATCTATAACGGTGAAGCTGATTTGCCAGAGCTGCTGCGGTGTCTGGAGGCTCAGACCTATCCGCGCGATCGCGCCGAGTACTGGCTCGTGGACAACAACAGCCGCGATCGCACCCGAGAGCTGATCCAGGCTGCTTCCCGCGCTGCCGCCGATCAGGGCTGGACCCTCAACTATCTCTGTGAAGACCAAATCCAGAGCTCCTACGCCGCCCGCAACCGGGGAATCTGCGCGGCTAACGGGGACTGGCTGGCCTTTACCGACGCTGATTGCCGTCCCCAGCCCGACTGGCTCGAGCAGCTCGTCCAGCCCCTTGGAGATCCAGCAGTTGGCTTGTCGGTGGGCGAAATCACCGCCCTCCCCGGCTCCACGATCTGGGAGCGCCACGCCGAGCGCGAAGCGACCCTTTCGCAAAAGCACACCCTCGCGAACACCTTTTGTCCCTACGGCCAGACCGCCAACCTGGCCGTGAAGCGCCAAGCCCTCGAGCAGGTGGGACTGTTTCGGCCCTACCTCACGACGGGAGGAGATGCTGACCTGTGCTGGCGGGTGCAGCGCGAAGGCGGCTGGCAGCTTCGCTTTGTCGAGGCGGCGCAGGTCCAGCACCGTCACCGAGCCACCCTGGACGAGCTGCGCAGCCAGTGGCGCCGCTACGGCCGCTCTAGCCGATACCTCCACGACCTCCACGGAACGCCGCTGATGCGGGAGCCCTCCCCCCGAGAGTACCTGCGCCAGAGCGCCCGCTGGCTGCTCAAAGAGTCGCCCAAGACGCTCCTCAAGGCGATCGCCGGGCAAGCCACCCTCGCCGATCTGCTGGGCACGCCCATTGGCCTAATTTGTGTACAGGCCCGCACCGAGGGCCAGCGACAGGCGGTGCTACCGGCAGAGGCTCGCATGATCCCCCCTCTGGAGCCGCGTCCCTAG
- a CDS encoding TIGR00725 family protein, producing the protein MRKILIGVMGPGSAAQPEDVTHAHELGRRIAEAGWVLLTGGRKVGVMEAANQGAHAAGGLTVGILPGTDDDSVSEAVDIAIFTDLGNARNNLNVLSSRVIIACGFGFGTLSEVALALKSDRPVIVLTNNGNFKNFLMKISSQNLHLCQTPQEAISLVRQILQTSQTFSNLSKDIGV; encoded by the coding sequence ATGCGAAAAATCCTCATCGGCGTCATGGGGCCTGGCTCAGCGGCCCAGCCCGAGGATGTGACCCACGCCCACGAGCTGGGCCGGCGCATCGCGGAGGCAGGCTGGGTCCTGCTGACCGGCGGCCGCAAGGTCGGCGTCATGGAGGCAGCAAACCAAGGTGCCCATGCCGCTGGTGGCCTCACCGTGGGCATTTTGCCCGGGACGGACGATGATTCTGTCTCTGAGGCTGTGGACATTGCCATCTTTACGGACCTCGGCAATGCCCGCAATAACCTAAATGTATTGTCCAGCCGAGTCATTATCGCCTGCGGGTTTGGGTTTGGGACTTTGTCAGAGGTTGCCCTGGCGCTGAAGAGCGATCGCCCCGTTATTGTATTAACAAACAATGGCAATTTTAAGAATTTCTTAATGAAGATTTCTAGCCAAAATTTACATCTCTGCCAAACGCCTCAGGAGGCGATATCTCTAGTCAGGCAGATACTTCAGACCAGTCAAACCTTTAGCAATCTATCTAAAGACATAGGAGTTTAG